GTCCGATTTTTTCTTGAATAAATAAAGCAGCATTGTGGATTTTATCCTTAGATATACCTGTTTCTATTTCCATTCCTTCTAACATATATAGTAAATCATCTGTTGCTACATTTCCCGATGCACCCGGTGCATAGGGACACCCTCCAAGGCCTCCTATAGAACTGTCAAATCGAGTAATCCCTAAATTCAAGGAAGCGGTTACATTCGCGAGCGCAGTTCCTCTTGTATCATGAAAATGCATCGCTAGTTTATCCGAATGAAACCTTTTTAACATCTCGGTGGTAATCTCTTGTACTTGTTTGGGAGTAGCAACACCAATTGTATCACCTAAAGATACTTCATAAACTCCCATTTCAAATAACTCTTCACAAATGCGCATTGTTTTTTGTACAGAAACATGACCCTCATATGGACATCCAAAAACAGTTGATATATAGCCTCTAACTGATTTTCCGGAAGATAGAGACTCTTGTACAACATCAGTAAGAATAGTTAAAGTCTCATTTATTGATTTGTTAATGTTTTTTCGATTATGTGTTTCACTTGCAGAAAGAAAGATAGATACTTCATCTATGTTTGCATCAAGTGCCTTTTCAAGACCCTTTTGATTTGGAACAAGTGCAGCATAAGTTACACCTTCAACTCGTTCGATTCCTTTTGCAACAGAGTACGCATCAGCTAAAGCTGGAATCCACTTTGGGTGAACAAATGATGTAATTTCAATATAAGATAATCCTGTATGTGAAAGTTGATTAATCCATTGTATTTTATCTTCAGTTGAAATAAATTTCTTCTCATTTTGTAAGCCATCACGAGGGCCAACTTCCTTAATTGAAACTGATAGTGGCCACTTCACCAAATTTCCTCCTTTCTATTCATATTCAACCAATACATCACCCTCGTTGACAAAATCACCTTCGTTTACATTAATTCTTTTTATCAGTCCACTTTCTTCAGCGCTTATCGGAATTTCCATTTTCATTGATTCTAAAATCACCACATCTTGACCTTCTGCAACGTCTTCCCCAACCTTGACTAGTATTTTCCAAACGCTTCCGGCCATATTTGCTTGTATGTGACTCAAAAGTAATCCCTCCCACCTACTTAATGGCATATTAATGCCTATTACTATCCTATTCGCATAAAAATTCACTTATAATCGGATATTTGAATTTCAATTATTTAGAAAAATCAGTTTTTGTCTACAGTGATGAAAAAAGCCAACACATCATGTATTGGCTTAAAATAATTTCTTAAAAAACTGAACAAGGTGATTTTCATCAGTATCTTGTTCAGGGGTTTGTGAATTCTCTTTTTTTGTTATGTATATATTCTCCTTATCAATAGCATAATCAAAGGCTAAAACAAGTCCTAAATCAGTATCATGCTCTTTATCTGTTGATATAAGATACTTATTCCCAACATTATTTGCAAGCTTAATATAGTCAGACAAATACGTATAATTCATCTTTCCATTGAGAAATAATGTTGCTTCTTTATTTTGTTTCATTAACTCTTCCACTTCAGAATAGGTGCCTTTTTCTCTAACTTGAGATTGTGTTAAGGCAACAACGACTCTTTCTCTTAAGGTGCCAAGAAATTTCCTTCGTTCATCTGGATTGATTTCACGAGGACCAGTGATTCCTTGTTGAATGTATTCGTCTATACGATCCAAACGTTTCCCTCCTTTTTTTCTTTTTATTTAGTGTATCCTATTTTTCTATATAAAAAAAAGATGTGGTTTGGATGATCGATTATTTAGTTTACCATAATATTTTTACGTTAAACTCGTTTGCTGTGTGAAAGACGTTTTATTTGCTACTCAAGATTTTTATAAATTTGGGTGATGAGAGACATTGCACAGGTGTATTACTTTACTTTTGTCGTTCATACCGGCTATGAACGACACTACCCCAGAGCTCCCCTTTTCTTTTGTCGTTCATATCGCTTATGAACGACACCATCCTCGCTCTTCCAGTACTTTTGTCGCTCATCAATCAATCATTCCACTTTATGTTGTTTTTAAATGGTTGTTCAAGAATGTTGCAAAGCTTTTTAAAAGTTCCAAAGAATTAATATCTGTTTCAAACAAAGGGATATAATGCTTATCCTGCTGCGCAAACTCTTTTTCAATCCAGGAAAGGTAATCTTGTTCATTCTGCTTTCTTTTTTCCAAAAGTCTCCATCAACTTCTTGAGATAGAATTTTATTGATAAAAAGAGTGCTAACATGTAAATCATGGTCAGCTAACGTTTTGACAGCTTTAGACGTTTCTATGATTGATAATCGCTCTGGATTTAAAATAAAGATAAAGCCTGTCTTATTCTTGTTTAGAAGGATTTTTCTCACATTCAGAAAACGAATTTTACGTTGTTGAAGAACTTGAAAAACAGGATCTTCGACTGGCTCACCATCATTCAAGAGCTGTGTATAGGTATCATTTCGTTTTTTTCTCCGCTCAAGCATTCCATCAATCCACACGCTCATAAGCTCAGGAAGTGTTAATAATCTTAACGTATGCCCTGTTGGAGCTGTATCAAAGATTATTCGATCATATGCTTCTCCCTCATCAAGGATAATGGAAACAATTCGATCAAATAATGATGCTTCCTCAGCACCTGGGGCCGAACTTGCAGCATCAATCTGCCGGTATACCTCTTGTTGCATATGTGACTTTACAACACCACGTATGTTTTCCTTAACCTTTTTAATATAGTTGCTTGTTTCAATAGATGGGTCAATTTCAAGCGCATCCAAACCCGGATACACTTGAATTGGATCATTTTTAAGAGTTTTGTGAAAAATATCACCAACATTATGTGCTGGATCCGTTGACACTAATAAGGTTTTTTCCCCAAGATTTGCAAGCATTAAGGCGATTGCTGCCGCACTTGTTGATTTTCCAACACCGCCTTTGCCACCAACAAACAAGATTTTTTCTTCCTTAATCATTAGCTTCCCCCTAGCAACATCGTATTCCATCTAATGGAGACTTCTCCATTCCCATTCGCAAGTGCCAATCATGAAATTTTTCAATTATATAAGGATAAAGCTCAAGCGTGTAGTAAAACGCTGGATTTGGAAGACCTAATGTTTCCGATAAACAAAGAAATAAAAACAAATCATCTTCATCTCTAAGTTCTCTTGCTATTTCCGTTCGATGTTGAACAGAGAGAATATCGTCATATAGCTGAAGTATTTTCTTAATGGAGGAAAGTCCTATCACATGTACTCACCTGCTTTTTTCTAATCTAATATTTTCATCTAATAATCTATAACCAACTAGGGAACCCTCAGAAAAGGTTCCCCTATCAACATACTAGTCCTGAATTATTTTATGATCTTTTTTCGTTAATTCTTTTAAAGCTGTTAGCACAATCCAAATCGCAAACACGAGGATAATACTACCGAAGATAAATAATAAAAGATTCATGTCAGTCGATCCTAAGCCTGACCATTCAAACACAACCTGCTGAATCATTGCCCATATTGTCATAAACAGAATAAACACCATTGGAATAAAGGACACAAGATAGTTTCGACCAAGTCGTTTTAACCAGATGGAAATAAGCAGCAAGCTGATTCCTGCTAAAAGCTGGTTGGATGTTCCAAATAAAGGCCAAAGTAGATAGCCACCTGATCCAAATCCGTTTGGTCCCTTTGGTAATAAAACTAAAGCAGCACTTGCAACTACAGCAATTGATGTTGCCACATGTGGTTTTGTTAAAGTATCCAATTTATACTCTGTTCCAAGTTCAGCGATAATGTACCTCATTAATCGAACAGAAGAATCAAGTGTTGTCGCTGCAAAGCTAACTACAATAACAGAAATAATGGTAGCCGCAATATCAGCCGGTATGCCGATTCCAGTAGCCAGCTGTGCTCCGCCTGCAATAAAATTACCAAGTCCTCCACCATTTGCAGCTGCAAATGAACTGTAAGCTTCTTTAAATTCTCCTGCACTTGAAAATACGGTTACGCAGGCAATAATTGAAATTAAAGCTAAAAACCCTTCTCCAACTGCTCCTAAGTAACCAACAAATCGTGCATCTGTTTCTTTATTCAATTGTTTAGATGAAGTTCCAGAGGAAACAAGACCGTGAAAACCTGAAATCGCTCCACATGCTATCGTTATAAATAAAAGTGGAAACCAAGACTTATCTGCAGCATCCGGATTTGTGATCGGTGCTGTAATTTCAGGATTTAAGAATAATAACCCTGCGTACATAATCACTAAACCAACAACTAATTGATGAGAATTAATATAATCCCTTGGCTGTAGCAGTTTCCACACCGGAAGAGTTGAAGCGAAATAGCAATAAATCATTAATATAATAATCCAAATAAAGAAAGCCATTGATACACCATTTAACCCGAAAGCAACACTAGCTTCAGCCCCGCCGAAATATTTTACTAAATCAATTTGTAAGGCAGGTATTTTACTTGTTAAAACTGCTGAACCATACATAACGGCTAAAGCAATAATTGATGGTAAAAGCATACTGCCTTTCTTTTTGTAAACAGCGTAGCCAATCCAGATCGCTAGCGGAATTTCGATAAAGACCGGAATAACACTTGCCGGAAACTTAATAAAGAGATTTGAAATAACCCAAGCAAAAACGGCATTTACCATAAGTACTAAGATGAGAATAATAAAGAGGAATAATAACTTTGCTTTTTTCCCAACTAACTTGTTTGCTAGTGTTCCAACTGACTGCCCTTTGTTACGGACAGATAATACTAGTGTTCCAAAATCATGAACACCTGCAGCAAAAACAGTTCCTAATAGCACCCAAAGCAGTGCAGGAAGCCAGCCCCCAATAAACTGCGATTGCAGGACCTACAATTGGTGCTGCACCAGCAACAGAAGTAAAATGATGACCCCATAAAACAGATTTCTTCGTTGGAACAAAATCAACTCCATCCTGAAATTCATGTGCAGGTGTAACATAGTTAGGATCAAGGCGATAAATTTTTTCTGCAACAAACTTAGAATAATAACGATAACCTAACCAGAATACAACTGTCCCAATTACAGCCAACCAAACAGCATGCATTTCTTTCCCCTCCCACTTTTAATAATCGAAAAAATCACTTCAAGGAAAGTATATGTAAGCGTTATCAATTAAGTATCAACATTTTGAATTTTTTATGGGACATGGGGACAGGTTCATTGTCCCGGAACATTACTATTATCTAATTTCTAAATTTATCAATAAGTTGTGTACGTTTTTATTATCTGTATTGTCAGATACAGTTCAAATTTATTAGAAGAATGATAACTAATAATGTATGTTTCTCGCATTTGTTTTGTCTAAATCTAGGTCAGGACTGATCAAGGAATATTGTGCCTATCACACCTTTATTTATCTTCAAAAAAATCCCGTTATAGAAAAAACAGGATTTTACTAACTCTTATTGTGAACTCTCAGAAAGTTCTTTTTCATTTCGGGGTATGCTTTTACTTTTATAAGAAGTACAAATAGAATAAATGGAAAGCACATTATTAAATTTCCAATAACACTATTGGTCCATAGATAAAAGCTCCTACAATCATAACAAAGGAATAGATGATAGGAATTAAATAGACAAGTAAAAACAGGATGTTCATTATAAGTAATGCTAGGTATTTAGACTTCTCTGTTTTTGTAGCAGCGATGTTCCCCATTTTTTTACACTCTTTTATTTCATCAATTGTTTTTCCAATAATACTAATAAAGAAATTTAACTTCATAGAATTTCTCCTTTATTAAATCGCTATTTTTTAAAAGCGGGTTTATCTATACCCTTACTTAAATGAATAAGCGATAACTGGGTTACCAATTATCGCTTACTAAGCTTTGGTATAATATAAAATTAACGACTATTTTAACACTTTTCTCTCAACTACTTGAAAAGTTTTTGCACCCTCTTCGAGTTTATCAAAACTATCATTTAACCGAGTCTAAATTAGCTCCCCCTAAACAAAACATATCATAAAGATAACATAGTCTCTTAGTTTACCCAAAAAGATACAACCTTTTCAGCTCTTCTATTAGATTAGAATCTCCCTCTACTTTAATTTTATCAATAAGATCATAGAAACGTTCTAAATTAGAACAATAATTAAACATAACTCCAGCAGCAATTTTTAGCCTTCTGGATTCAGTGATGTAAATCTTAGAAGTATCTTCTCCTAAATACAAAACATTATATTTATCTTCCTTTTCCTTTTCTAAAATAATTCTTTTTAGTTTCAGATCAAAAAAGGAGTAATACCGATTACCAAAAGCTTTTTCAAAAATTTCTTGGATTTCTTTTAATGATTGTGTATTCTCGATCTCATCACTAAAATTTGAATGATAATCTCTAACCTCTAGCCTATTTTTTGCATATATATATAAAGCTACAACCGACTTATATTCCTCTAAAAAGGAAGCTTCTTTAAACTCTTTTCCTCTTGATACACTAATAAGATCAAAACAGCTATTTGACATATCAAAAGTCAATTTAGCAAAATTTTCAGGATATGGTCGATTCCTAACGGAGCGATAGAAATAATTCCTTTTTCCCTATTCATAATACAAAATTCTTTTGAGATTAGGTTATAAATGTTGGTAAGGTTCACTACTTTTCACTCCTTCACAGCCATGAAATATCTTTAGGTGATCACAAAATTATGCATTTAGTTAGAATAGAACAAAACGAATCAATACTAAGAAAGTAAGTTGAAAACTGAAGGACACTTGATTCAAATGCATAATGTTTCTAGTTGTGTCCCTAGTTTTAGTAATCATTTAAACTTTGACCATCTTATAAAGAAGTTTGTAGCAGATGTGGAATTGGATGCAGGAGCAATATACCGGCAGGAACTGTAAATCCACTATTCGGTTTTGAAGGTGGAGGAACGTAATTTATAAAGTACTATTATTTATCAAACAAATAGATTCTTGGAATCATGCATCAGTTTTGGTTTAGATTGCTTGAAACAGGAAAGTAAAAACCATATAACCTATAGACCTTCAAAGAACAGTTAATGGAGTATAACTATTCTTTGTTTCTCGTTTAGAGAAATTGATTTATTCTTTCTATTTTCTCTCTCGCCTGCCCATGAGTTGAGATACGTAGTACATTTACCAAACACCAATAAATTTATTTATCTGTTTTGAACAGATTCCCCAACATTACAGATTTTTTTAATTCCAAAACTTCAATTTCATGTTGTGTTACTATTTTCTCATAATAGTATTTATCTGTTCGTTCGAATCCATTTTGCTTTGCAAGTTCTGCGTTAGTAGTTCCTAGCCTAAATTGTGATCCTGCAGCATTAAAACTTAAATTGAATATATTTCCTTTTTGTCTTGCTTTGTAATCAACTTCAAAAATTTCGTCAATCTCTTCTTTCTTAACTTCCTTAATATACAGGCTGGGGAGATTGGTACTATCTTTAATATTGACTGAATATAGCTTTTCTTTAAAACCATTGTTTAAATCGGCTAGATCTTCACTTACTAACCTTATATTATCTCCATCAATATTACTATCTCTAAAAATTTTATTTTTATATTCAAATGTTTCTTTTTCCTATTAGAAACTTCACCCGTTCCCTCTACACCATCTTCATTTCCCTTTCCTTCAAGAAGGGGACAGAGGAACAGGTTCATCGTACCGGAACCTCTTTCCTTTTATCCAATTCTAAATTTATATATTAGCAGTATATGTATTTATTATCTTGAAGATTAACAATCGCATATCTATATCCACATTAAGGGATAACTTTTTATCTTCTTACTATTATTTCAATATTAGGTACAATGTTAGTTTTTCAGAAAAAATAAAACCATGAAAGACTACTTAAGTTTTCATGGTTTTTAGAAATTAACGATATCTTAGAATAATTGAACTAACACAACCTTTTTTGTCAAATACAGATTCTACATTGCCCCAAGAATAATGATAAGATTCATTACCTAAAACAGTTAACAACCACTGGTCATGACTTTTTTTCTTTGCAATCTCAACATCTTCTGTCCAATTATTCCAAGAAAGTCCATTAATTACTTCTGATAAATGTACCTCTTTAAGCTTTCCATTATTGAAGAAGAGTGTTAGTAAGAACCTTTTCCCATTTACCTCTTGTGTATCTTTTAATATGTAATTATTATTAACAATTCCTCCCTTGTACAAAGAAGTAGTCATAAAAGTTTCAGGTGTCATTTCTGAGTTTAAAACTATATTTCCATTATCTAATATAATGGAACCGGTTATTTTATCAATCATTCTTAATCTCCCTATTATTAATTAAAATTTGTAAGACGCTGAGAGTGGATTGGTTTAAGAATCCCCTGCTCGATTAATTCGTTTGCATCCGGTACAAACATTTGTGGTAAATTTCCAGGCCCATAATGTGGATTTGCTTTAGTAATTCCAAATGCTGCCGTTAAATCATCATCTACAACATATGCTGTCATTCCTGGTCTATAACCAAATTGGGGGTGCTTTTGCACTTGCAAACCTTCAAACAGGACTGTTGCATCATTCCCGGACCTTTGAATAGCTCGACTTGTAGTGAAGTATTCAGACCCAAATGGTTCTCCCCTGTAGATTACGGTTCCTTTTTTTAGTGTTATATCTCTATATTTATCAATACCAGGATATGCACCTTGCCCTTGCCAACTTCTTGCAATTTCTGAAGGACTAATGTTTTTACTTTTACCCGTACCCTCTACACCATCTTCATTCCCCTTTCGCTTCCCTTCAATAGAACCATTAATTTTCGGCCTATTTTTCAGCAAAACTGAAGAGGCTCCTCCGCCAGCTAATGTAAACACACCAAGACTATTCAACCAGTGCTCCTTAGATAAGGGATCCTCAGGATTGAATGTACCATTGATTATATCTGCAGAACCAAAAGTTAAATAGTTTAAAAAGTCATAGAAAGAGTCTGTAGAGTTATTGTAACGAAGTTTTGCCCCTTCCCAAGTGACTTTCGCTCCATCTAGCCCACCCAGTGTAAGATAATTAGTAAAGTCATATGGAGAATCAAACATTTTATCCGCTCTAGTTTCGAGACCGTGCCAGACGTCTTGACCTATCTCTTTAAAACTATTCAAAGATTTATCAAAGAAATTTAATTCTTCATTTTCCTTTTTTTCTACTTTCTCGGGCGAAACTTTTAATAAACCATACCTCATATATAGTAGCATTGTGTAATTCAATCGTTCATCTTTACTTAGCTGTGATCCCGTTACAGGATCAAATCCATAGATTGCACGAAGTAAATCATTATAACCAGAGAATTCAGCCACATTAAACTCATCATTATTCCAATTGCCTTCATACAATGTATTCGTTTGAATTCCCTGTTCCTCAAGCTCTTTATTTTTCAGTCGTAAGTAGTTATCTGTATGAAACTTCGCTCCTGCTTGAAGCTGATAGATTTCACTAGTACGAAAAGCTTCGGCATTAAAGTTAATAGGTTGTATTTTTACTCCTGTTGATGTAGCATCTTTCAATGCCTGATACAATGATTGTGCATTGTCCTGTTCATACATGGAATACATATACTCATTGAGTAATTCTTGATCGACTCTCTCAACAGCTTCTATCGTTTTTTGCCTTTTCACTCGTGAATCGTCCATGTATGCTTGAAAGTCTGAGGTGGAAAATACTTGTAAGGAAAGTATATCATTTATTTTTTGGAAGATGCTATTTAATTCACTTCGATGTTGATCGACCATATCTTCTGCTTGTCTTTCACTTTTACTTAAATTATCTTCTAAAAAGCTGCTATGTACAATTGTTTCTGCACCTAGCTTATCACTGATTAATTTATAGTTAACTCCATTAAAAAACGCAATCTGACAATCTATTAATTGAAACCAGGCATCCATGACTTCCGTGTGCGCTTTATAAAACCCTTTTATCGCATCAGCACCTTTACCGGTAAATGAATCTAGTTCGACAAGTGCTTGAAACGTTTTTTGTAAGGATTCTAGCTGTGATCGTAGTTTTTCGTAATCATTCGATCTCTTTTCCATCGTATCGACCAATGACTGTGAATCAAGTACCCTCAATTCGTCCACCTCATCTCTTTAAACTCTATTCACCTTGTTATGGCTTCGTCCTGATCTTTCATAGCCGTTATGTTAATTTTAGTATCTGCTACATTTTTTTCTAATTCCTTCATATAATCATTTATTAACCTAATAATATTTTGTTCTCGTTCCTTCCATTCTATTGTATAAGTAAGATAGTTTTCGCCTAACAGAGAGACAGGTACATCCTCAAGCTTTACATTTTCGATTGCTTTTTGAACCTCGTCTAACTTATCCATTACATCTGAATGAATTAGTTGAATTTTCATAAAAAGTCACCCTATCTTAATCTAATATTTAGTCTTCATCATTTTCTAGTGACCACAATAAGGCGTATAGACTTGCTATTTCCGTCTGTAAGGAAGCTATTTTTTCACTTATTGAGCTTTGATAGGTGTCATATTTGGCGGACCCAATCCATTGCATATTGTTATAGGCAAGTTCTCGTTTATCATCATATTCATCTGATCGAACACCCTTCCAGCTAGGTGCTAATTCAGGCTCCTTGATCATTTTGATTTCTTGTAATAAAGATTGCTGTTCTCCCCCAATTTCACCATTGGCTGTTTGGAGTCTAGAAATTTGTTCTTGTAATTCTTGAATTCTGGCACGTATCGCTCCTGCGTATAGCCCCATCCTTTCGCTCCTCCCTATTCAAAGCTATGAACTTTCTATCCTTTTCTTATTTGCTTTACCATATGTAACAAACACAATTGTAAGCATAATTAAGCAAAAGATAATGAAACCAAGAATTAACAGAGATAAGGATGAAGAGGATTTAGAATCCTCTTCTGTTTTCACTACCTTGATTGACTGTGATCCTGAGAATAGGTTTAGCTGCTTTGCTTGGTGGATAATTGTATTTGTGTTTTGATTTTCCTTTTTAAATATCTCTGCATTTATTTCATCAACGTTAAAGATCTTTTTTCGTTTAAACGTTAATATCTTTTGTTCTTCAGGAATTTGATGCTTTTCTTTCGTTAAAGCATCTCCCTCAATAAGGTCTGTATCTTTATTACCCGTTTCTCGTTCGTATTCATTCGGACTTAATTCCTCTATGCTTTCAATATTAGTACTCCCCTTAACAGGAGAAGCAAGGCCTAACGAAAAGAAAATAATAAGCATGAAGGCTATCAACTTACATCGCTTCATTATAATCATCTGTTTCCGCTTGGATTGCATTCAAACTGCGACGTTCCAATAAAATTTGTACAGCTAGAAGGATAAGGAACATAACCGCTAATACACTTATTCCAGGTAAAAATAATGAATCACGACCATACTGGATTGATGTATACACTTTTGACATTGGGTCATTAAAAGTAAAGTTTGGCGTTGTTAGAGATAGTAACGGAACAACATAGAATACAATCATTCCCATTACAGCTATCGCTCCAACTAAACGTTGAATTGTAAAGGACACCAATATAATTCCCGAGCTAACAAGCATTAACATAATGGTAAAGATTGTCCATTCCATTCCTTTTGTCTCATCTAACCCATATATATTCATTCCGTACAAACTAATCACAAAACCGACCGTTAAGTTTAGTAAAACAAACAGTACTGCTTTTAACCAATGCGGTAAAGAATGAAAGAAATGAATCAAAAAGCCAATCATTAAACTTGCTAATAAAACGATGAACATGACAACTACAGGTGGAACGATTTTTTCTTGCTTTTGCACAGTCTCACCTGCTGTTAACTGAAGAGGACTTGCTAAAAATTCATACACATGACCATTTGTTTGTCCATCCACAAAAGCATTTCCTAGTACGCTAAACACATCATCTCGGATAAGCTCAGTTGAAACGACATTTGCATTCCATTTATCATTTAAAAGATCTGCATTTGCTTGAACTTTATTGACTTGCTGTTGCAGGTTATTGGTATAGTCAACTATTATATCCTGACTATTTTTAGCAGAGTTTATCCATTGATAAATAGATTGTATTTTCCCAGCCATTTGTACCTGATTCGAGACAAGGTCACTACTAGTTTTACTGTTAGCTAATACAGGTGCTTCTGATATACTTTCCAGTTCTCCTAGCATTATTTGCTCCAGAATCGCTTCTGCTCCATCACCTATAGAGGTTAAATCATTCATTAAATCTTCGTGATTTTCTTGTATCGCTCCTTGATATTGAGCAGCAAAGACTGCGAATGCATCCTCTAAAGCTACTAACCCATCCTTTGTAGTAGGTAAATGATGCTCCATCTTTTCCCAGATATCTGTATTTGAGTCTGGTACCTTAAGAATCTCTTCAAGCTCACTTACTAATTCTTCATTCTCAAGAACTTCCTTTTTAATATCTTTATCCAGAGTATTACCAGTCAAGGTCGTCTCATATTGAGATAAGTATGCATAATAATGTAGTAAGTCAATAATATCTCCAGAAACAATTTCATTAGAGAACATTTCCGTCAATACTTCTTTTCTACGATCTGAAAGTAAAGATGAACTCAAGATTTCTTGTTCTTTTTTATTAATTTCATCAATTATGATCAAAATATCATCCGTCACCTGTGCAATTTGAATTCTTAGCTGCTTATTTATCTCTATTAAATCGTCTTTATAGCTAGATAATTCGTTATATTTCTCCGTCATTACCTCAAAGCGTTTCAATAACTTATCGTTTGCCGCAGCTAAACTTTTTACCTCTTTTTCCAAAGAATCAGTTTCGGGTTTTTCGGCAATCTTTTTATTAAGGTTGTTAATTTGACTACTTAAATCATCCATTTCTGTTAATAGTTGATCCTGATCTTCATTTTCCACCATTTTAATGGATTTTTTCACTTCATCTATTCGACTAGAGACATTTGCTAATGATTTCTGACTTACGAGAATTTCATCTTGGTTTGTAGTATCATCCCCTGATGTTGGAGGTTGTGAACCTACATTTCCTGAATTTGGTGAAGTTTTATTATCTTCCTCATTATTAGGATCATGCGAACTTAAAGCCCCACTTTCATTTCCAACCTCAGACTGATTTTCTGTCCCAGCCTTGTCTTCAGACTCAGGCAAGTCTTTTGCTGCATCTTCATTATCTCCGGACTCCTGTGAATCTACTGCCGCACCATTGCTTTCGGGACTTTCCGAATCTGCTGCCCCATCATTTCCTTCGAGATTCTGCGGTTCAGCTGTCTCATCATTTCCTACTGGATTCGTCGGGTCTTCTTCCCCACCAATTTCTCCAGGATTCTCCGGGTCTTCATCATTTCCTCCGCCTCCTCCATAAGTAGGTGGTGGTGGCGTGTCTGGAATATCTGGTATGATTGGATCTCCTTCTAATCCCGCTAATTTCCATTTCAATTCAATTATTTTCGTTTGAAAATGATTTAAGGAAACAGTATTAATCAATTGCTTTTGATAGTGATCTAGAAGACTTGAGTGATAGTTTAGCAGTGATTGCTTCTGGTTATTGGTAAAGCTATTTTGTTGCTCCTGCATTGTTTGGAACAATTGTTGTCCCTCTTCCATTCCTTGCTCT
This Metabacillus endolithicus DNA region includes the following protein-coding sequences:
- a CDS encoding hydroxymethylglutaryl-CoA lyase, with translation MKWPLSVSIKEVGPRDGLQNEKKFISTEDKIQWINQLSHTGLSYIEITSFVHPKWIPALADAYSVAKGIERVEGVTYAALVPNQKGLEKALDANIDEVSIFLSASETHNRKNINKSINETLTILTDVVQESLSSGKSVRGYISTVFGCPYEGHVSVQKTMRICEELFEMGVYEVSLGDTIGVATPKQVQEITTEMLKRFHSDKLAMHFHDTRGTALANVTASLNLGITRFDSSIGGLGGCPYAPGASGNVATDDLLYMLEGMEIETGISKDKIHNAALFIQEKIGRSLASHSLQVYQAMQS
- a CDS encoding acetyl-CoA carboxylase biotin carboxyl carrier protein subunit, translating into MSHIQANMAGSVWKILVKVGEDVAEGQDVVILESMKMEIPISAEESGLIKRINVNEGDFVNEGDVLVEYE
- a CDS encoding YueI family protein, whose translation is MDRIDEYIQQGITGPREINPDERRKFLGTLRERVVVALTQSQVREKGTYSEVEELMKQNKEATLFLNGKMNYTYLSDYIKLANNVGNKYLISTDKEHDTDLGLVLAFDYAIDKENIYITKKENSQTPEQDTDENHLVQFFKKLF
- a CDS encoding cory-CC-star protein codes for the protein MGLSSIKKILQLYDDILSVQHRTEIARELRDEDDLFLFLCLSETLGLPNPAFYYTLELYPYIIEKFHDWHLRMGMEKSPLDGIRCC
- a CDS encoding T7SS effector LXG polymorphic toxin — its product is MRVLDSQSLVDTMEKRSNDYEKLRSQLESLQKTFQALVELDSFTGKGADAIKGFYKAHTEVMDAWFQLIDCQIAFFNGVNYKLISDKLGAETIVHSSFLEDNLSKSERQAEDMVDQHRSELNSIFQKINDILSLQVFSTSDFQAYMDDSRVKRQKTIEAVERVDQELLNEYMYSMYEQDNAQSLYQALKDATSTGVKIQPINFNAEAFRTSEIYQLQAGAKFHTDNYLRLKNKELEEQGIQTNTLYEGNWNNDEFNVAEFSGYNDLLRAIYGFDPVTGSQLSKDERLNYTMLLYMRYGLLKVSPEKVEKKENEELNFFDKSLNSFKEIGQDVWHGLETRADKMFDSPYDFTNYLTLGGLDGAKVTWEGAKLRYNNSTDSFYDFLNYLTFGSADIINGTFNPEDPLSKEHWLNSLGVFTLAGGGASSVLLKNRPKINGSIEGKRKGNEDGVEGTGKSKNISPSEIARSWQGQGAYPGIDKYRDITLKKGTVIYRGEPFGSEYFTTSRAIQRSGNDATVLFEGLQVQKHPQFGYRPGMTAYVVDDDLTAAFGITKANPHYGPGNLPQMFVPDANELIEQGILKPIHSQRLTNFN
- a CDS encoding DUF5344 family protein, with the translated sequence MKIQLIHSDVMDKLDEVQKAIENVKLEDVPVSLLGENYLTYTIEWKEREQNIIRLINDYMKELEKNVADTKINITAMKDQDEAITR
- a CDS encoding YwqH-like family protein encodes the protein MGLYAGAIRARIQELQEQISRLQTANGEIGGEQQSLLQEIKMIKEPELAPSWKGVRSDEYDDKRELAYNNMQWIGSAKYDTYQSSISEKIASLQTEIASLYALLWSLENDED
- the essA gene encoding type VII secretion protein EssA gives rise to the protein MKRCKLIAFMLIIFFSLGLASPVKGSTNIESIEELSPNEYERETGNKDTDLIEGDALTKEKHQIPEEQKILTFKRKKIFNVDEINAEIFKKENQNTNTIIHQAKQLNLFSGSQSIKVVKTEEDSKSSSSLSLLILGFIIFCLIMLTIVFVTYGKANKKRIESS